One stretch of Toxoplasma gondii ME49 chromosome XI, whole genome shotgun sequence DNA includes these proteins:
- a CDS encoding hypothetical protein (encoded by transcript TGME49_311050), producing the protein MLVERPVCISGESGGRGPAFARGDNQVNDSRCTGWHDSTAQQWSLKTCRTPCLRKKEVKDILPPQCKHKVSKVNLKSSARDTVAYLDCGETTQCLPVVGGIARLPSPAFLESLYSG; encoded by the coding sequence ATGTTGGTGGAGAGGCCAGTCTGCATATCCGGTGAATCTGGTGGACGCGGCCCCGCGTTTGCTCGTGGTGACAACCAGGTAAACGATTCACGATGTACTGGCTGGCATGATTCGACCGCCCAACAGTGGAGTTTGAAGACGTGTCGAACACCTTGTttgagaaaaaaggaagtaAAAGATATCCTACCTCCGCAATGCAAGCACAAGGTTTCCAAAGTTAACTTGAAATCTTCAGCCAGAGACACCGTAGCCTACCTCGATTGCGGCGAAACGACACAGTGTTTACCAGTGGTCGGCGGCATCGCTCGCCTGCCTTCCCCCGCGTTTCTGGAATCCCTGTACTCTGGGTGA
- a CDS encoding metal-dependent phosphohydrolase HD domain-containing protein (encoded by transcript TGME49_311060): MTDAVSSDTGESADRGASSATEGGDGKADGSPLHAQDVSDSSRLSACFASFSPGEPPARSSPLDRNGSVAVVDFLESAGVRNPASVAIALRTTLGVFTVEDLLLAVFFDVDEETLSASCVGAEAACPGLRPQTLSRFSRFLSSLSQFQERRDSGHQTASSLSSLSGSPSPRSNSTRVLRGDSASACLVPTVSASTASVSGDSGDAASLCLFPASENRSRVASQASLERRELPDSVGSSPATLLQEAAKQLASEGLQPTFAQERHLDLSAAVPGRKATACEAGERLRPRCTAPQETKDADRSADSQGEEVCSCCRSPLFLEDGSTECLCRYVRSRNMERLSDVSEEEKREMVLRLVAFAKEHLSEIEFALLPYSVRAATRKLKHRGISSFARIASVCLTGVDPFLQPASSSSASSSLASSSSSASSSASSSSSSSSSSSASSASSSYSSPSPSSSSCTSSPSLSSSFLPVGRRPKDWLREEGGLSSQEASHVFKATRQVAADRIRFRFASAFSSYSPRDLLGRVDKDIKQIADRVYSSVQFDRWVFDNVIDTPYVQRLRQLKQLGACMVVFPSATHTRFEHSLGVGYLARTFFSKLALKLGFSTSPGCSAGLPGCIDTSACCCALALPPSWSRASAFPFIAKKAVRPRDPQLDVEREEGLPASFSGRQTLSSSASAASRCGSDSTPFPQTWVAGASAEFPAFASPSSSSLLSAALDGAEAGCCSHCGSFVLSDAFAPNIFGQTWRSQGREVARLANCVEIAGLCHDLGHGPFSHSFEGGFVNHPEIRGKNGGSCLLTAPLWSHEQMSLQMVEKVFAPLTDVGEREVDEEDLEMVRNMIAGVPPEWMRRSATGLDPLDSLTRASFDIVANKRNGLDVDRFDYCRRDAAILPPSNPLPSAAVNRLLDYSSVIDSEICFNIKELHTVFNLFYTRFSLFKTVYTHRMVKAMELMLCEAFRRADPTFLWSDKIHSPDEFLELTDERLLYDVRAHPLFSGRSKFTTDLDDEERENLTEAKRLIDLVTRNRKSADIYRFAGEVPLQECDSHKLRELEALATPETIVQHAPCNPPGLPGVASDSSRLKAQDLIVDWNTNHYGQGQEDPLQCVRFYSPDNEDVSFLACDETRRLYPKSFQERYLRMYCKDSRKLEVAKAAFQTFCRHYGLTRQFDASAVPTITQPWSWTRGGGALCSLVRRSVSRRRSSVSSSVRRGSFSTEYDAPARTLDCPAHPWATAGWCTSSRAPGVDCSRSIASFSPSRSSSLHSPDRSPAWRACGSLPRLQIRRQAHEFIYFRPSAAARAGELREGFPASHARRHTGLGPDATRDEDSSPLRADTVRRGEAEGVDSGESQGGAATWQGPHLRGGVRTPEDARVKRQKLLGDKQGA; this comes from the exons ATGACTGACGCCGTTTCTTCCGACACCGGCGAGTCAGCCGACAGGGGGGCCAGCTCTGCGACTGAGGGCGGAGACGGCAAGGCCGATGGATCGCCTCTCCACGCCCAGGACGTATCCGATTCATCTCGGCTTTCTGcctgcttcgcttccttctcgccgggTGAGCCTCCAGctcgctcttcccctctcgaCCGCAACGGCTCGGTGGCTGTCGTGGACTTCCTCGAGTCGGCTGGCGTCCGAAACCCCGCGTCTGTGGCCATTGCGCTGCGAACTACGTTGGGTGTCTTTACAGTCGAGGACCTCCTCTTGGCAGTCTTCTTCGACgtggacgaggagacgctctCGGCGTCCTGCGTGGGCGCCGAGGCTGCCTGCCCCGGCCTCCGGCCCCAAACGctgtcgcgcttctctcgctttctctcgagtctctctcagTTCCAGGAGCGGCGCGACAGCGGGCATCAGACGGCATCGAGTCTGTCCTCGCTGTCGGGAagtccttcgcctcgctcgAACTCGACTCGGGTCCTCAGAGGCGACTCTGCATCTGCGTGTCTCGTCcccactgtctccgcgtccaCAGCCTCAGTGTCTGGAGACTCAGGCGacgcggcgtctctctgtctctttcctgcaTCTGAAAACAGGAGCCGCGTCGCCTCGCAAGCCTCATTGGAGAGGAGGGAGCTCCCTGACTCGGTCGGCTCTTCACCTGCTACTCTTCTccaagaagcagcgaagcagcTCGCCTCCGAGGGTCTCCAGCCGACGTTCGCTCAGGAGCGTCACTTGGACCTCTCGGCCGCTGTGCCAGGGCGGAaggcgactgcatgcgaggcTGGGGAGCGGCTGCGGCCGCGGTGTACAGCCCcgcaagagacgaaggacgcAGACCGCTCCGCAGACAgccagggagaagaagtctGCTCGTGCTGCAGGAGCCCCCTTTTCCTCGAAGACGGATCGAccgagtgtctctgtcgctaTGTTCGCAGCCGCAACATGGAGCGGCTCTCCGACGTctctgaggaagagaagagagagatggtTCTCCggctcgtcgccttcgcgaaGGAACATCTCAGCGAAATCGAGTTCGCGTTGCTTCCG tACAGCGTCAGAGCGGCGACTAGAAAACTGAAACACCGTGGCATCTCCTCCTTCGCGCGCATCGCCTCTGTGTGCCTCACGGGTGTGGACCCTTTCCTCCaacctgcttcttcttcctctgcttcttcctctttggcttcttcttcctcctctgcttcctcttcggcttcttcttcctcctcttcttcctcttcgtcttctgcttcctctgcttcctcttcgtattcgtctccttctccctcttcttcttcttgtacttcttctccttctctctcttcgtcgttcctTCCCGTTGGGCGTCGTCCGAAAGACTGgctgagagaagaggggggCCTCTCTTCGCAGGAGGCCTCTCATGTTTTCAAGGCTACTCGCCAGGTCGCTGCAGACCGTATCCGCTTTCGCTTCGCCTCGGCCTTTTCCTCGTACTCGCCTCGGGATCTCCTCGGCCGCGTCGACAAAGACATTAAACAAATCGCCGACAGA gtGTATTCGTCGGTGCAATTTGATCGCTGGGTGTTTGACAACGTGATCGACACTCCGTACGTCCAGCGACTGCGCCAGCTGAAACAGCTGGGGGCATGCATggttgtttttccttctgcaaCTCACACGCGCTTCGAGCACTCTTTGGGGGTTGGGTATTTGGCTCGCACCTTTTTCTCCAAATTGGCTCTGAAGCTCGGCTTCTCCACCTCGCCTGGTTGCTCCGCAGGGCTTCCCGGGTGTATAGACACCTCGGCGTGCTGCTGCGCGCTGGCGCTTCCGCCCTCCTGGAGCCGCGCCTCAGCCTTTCCGTTCATCGCGAAGAAGGCTGTTCGGCCTCGAGACCCACAGCTGGACGTCGAGCGCGAGGAAGGTCTTCCGGCGTCCTTCTCCGGGCGGCAaactctctcctcctccgcgtcGGCGGCTTCTCGCTGCGGCTCCGACTCGACGCCTTTCCCGCAGACTTGGGTGGCTGGGGCGTCTGCGGAGTTccccgccttcgcctcgccctcctcCAGTTCGCTTCTGAGTGCAGCTCTGGACGGCGCGGAGGCAGGCTGTTGCTCGCACTGCGGGAGCTTCGTGCTCAGCGACGCGTTTGCTCCGAACATCTTTGGACAGACTTGGCGTTCGCAGGGGAGGGAAGTCGCTCGGCTCGCGAACTGCGTGGAAATCGCCGGACTCTGCCACGACCTCGGCCATGGGCCGTTCAGTCACTCCTTCGAAGGCGGCTTCGTCAACCATCCCGAGATCCGCGGCAAAAACGGTGGTAGCTGCCTTCTCACCGCGCCGCTGTGGTCGCATGAGCAAATGTCTCTCCAGATGGTCGAGAAAGTCTTCGCACCTTTGACGGACGttggcgagagagaagtcgacgaggaagacctGGAAATGGTCAGAAACATGATCGCAGGCGTCCCCCCGGAGTGGATGCGGCGCTCCGCCACCGGCTTGGATCCCCTCGACTCACTCACTCGAGCCAGCTTCGACATCGTGG CGAACAAGCGCAACGGACTCGACGTCGATCGCTTTGACTACTGTCGGCGAGACGCGGCCATTCTGCCGCCGTCTAATCCGCTGCCGTCTGCGGCGGTGAATCGCCTGCTGGACTACAGCAGCGTGATCGACAGCGAAATCTGTTTCAACATCAAGGAGTTGCACACCGTCTTCAACCTCTTCTAcactcgcttctccctcttcaaGACAGTCTACACACACCGCATGGTCAAAGCCATGGAGCTCATGCTCTGCGAGGCCTTCCGCCGCGCAGACCCAACTTTCCTCTGGAGCGATAAAATTCACTCG ccGGATGAGTTTCTCGAACTCACGGACGAGAGACTTCTGTACGACGTTCGCGCCCATCCACTTTTTTCCGGGCGCTCAAAATTCACGACTGACTtggacgacgaagaacgagaaaatcttacggaggcgaagcgccTCATCGACTTGGTCACGCGAAACCGAAAGTCTGCAGACATCTACAGATTCGCCGGCGAAGTCCCTCTACAG GAATGCGACAGCCACAAACTGCGAGAGTTAGAGGCCCTCGCTACACCGGAAACCATTGTTCAGCATGCTCCCTGCAACCCACCGGGTCTCCCGGGAGTCGCCTCCGACAGCAGCCGTCTGAAGGCACAAGACCTCATCGTCGACT GGAACACGAACCACTACGGACAAGGGCAGGAAGACCCTCTGCAGTGCGTGAGGTTCTACAGCCCCGACAACGAAGACGTATCCTTCCTTGCATGCGACGAAACGCGCAGACTGTATCCCAAGTCTTTCCAAGAAAGATACCTGCGCATGTACTGTAAAGACAGCCGAAAACTGGAAGTGGCGAAGGCCGCTTTCCAAACCTTCTGCCGACACTACGGACTGACCAGACAG TTCGATGCGTCTGCGGTTCCGACGATCACTCAGCCGTGGAGCTGGACTCGAGGTGGCGGAGcgctctgttctctcgttcggcgctctgtctctcggcggcgctcctccgtctcttcttctgtgcgtCGTGGGAGCTTCTCAACGGAGTACGATGCGCCGGCGCGGACTCTCGACTGTCCTGCCCACCCCTGGGCCACAGCAGGCTGGTGTACGTCCAGCCGCGCGCCCGGCGTCGACTGCAGCCGAAGCATCGCgagcttctcgccttctcgctcttcctcgctgcacAGCCCAGACAGGTCGCCAGCCTGGCGTGCCTGTGGCTCTTTGCCGCGTCTGCAGATCCGTCGACAGGCGCATGAATTCATTTATTTCCGTCCATCAGCTGCCGCGCGAGCAGGCGAACTCCGCGAGGGATTTCCGGCGTCGCATGCGCGGCGACACACGGGGCTCGGACCCGACGCTacgcgagacgaagacagtTCTCCGCTCAGGGCAGACACGGtcaggagaggcgaggcggaAGGAGTCGACAGTGGCGAGAGCCAGGGCGGGGCTGCGACCTGGCAAGGTCCCCACCTCCGCggcggtgtacgtacacctgaagACGCCAGGgtgaaaaggcagaaacTGTTAGGGGACAAGCAGGGAGCGTGA
- a CDS encoding hypothetical protein (encoded by transcript TGME49_311040), which translates to MATHHHKTLHPERQGQNSAKRLFAWTEHDDPFVPLHHGDVSCPPASGSASHASRCREASTRELSAAVDPDILKRRRLLGPDVHSRLVSEEYEGKAVDVAGGSRLTTSASTGLVPVSSHVPSGAVASPNHGPIPDESEELSRTSSVSSVEVDMMDAGGGSPPRQLAPTLASRACLAYASRRNGAKEPVSERRSADTSLAPRDEKKNENCYAIMPFLSETAAQIPRPLGEGDLSLEALLQGTCVSDRTRPLSEMIRDPEVARLLRDQPADPLESLERNSEGFLLTEVLRKKREQRLKKALQNTGRMAERGVSLRALYDLCESDEETRHERRGADGRLSPSPLLGKDTEDASMD; encoded by the coding sequence ATGGCGACACACCACCATAAGACCCTCCATCCAGAACGACAGGGGCAGAATTCTGCCAAGCGGCTATTTGCGTGGACCGAGCACGACGATCCTTTTGTTCCTCTTCACCATGGCGATGTGAGCTGTCCGCCCGCCTCCGGTTCCGCTTCCCACGCCAGCCGCTGCCGGGAGGCTTCCACGCGAGAACTCTCAGCTGCAGTTGATCCAGACATATTGAAACGACGACGACTGCTGGGACCGGACGTTCACTCGCGGTTGGTTTCCGAGGAATATGAGGGTAAAGCGGTCGATGTTGCCGGGGGTAGTCGGCTGACTACCTCCGCGTCGACTGGACTGGTTCCCGTGTCGTCTCACGTTCCATCTGGCGCAGTAGCCAGTCCGAACCACGGACCCATTCCAGACGAGTCGGAAGAGCTGAGCAGAACCTCgagcgtttcttctgtcgaggTGGACATGATGGACGCCGGCGGAGGATCTCCTCCGAGACAACTCGCACCGACCCTGGCGTCGCGTGCATGTCTCGCCTACGCGAGCAGAAGGAATGGAGCGAAGGAGCCCGTCTCAGAGAGGCGATCTGCAGACACTTCGCTCGCACCTCGagatgagaagaaaaacgaaaactgCTACGCGATCATGCCGTTTCTATCCGAAACCGCGGCCCAAATTCCCCGGCCTCTAGGGGAAGGCGACCTCTCGTTGGAGGCCCTTCTCCAGGGAACCTGTGTCAGTGACCGAACACGGCCACTGTCGGAGATGATAAGAGATCCGGAAGTCGCGAGGCTTCTCAGAGACCAGCCCGCAGACCCGCTGGAAAgtctcgagagaaacagtgaGGGGTTTCTGCTCACGGAGGTCCTacggaagaagcgggagcAGCGGCTAAAGAAAGCGTTGCAGAACACCGGGCGGATGGCCGAAAGGGGTGTCAGCTTGAGGGCGCTCTACGACTTGTGCGAAAGTGACGAGGAAACCAGGCACGAGCGGCGTGGAGCCGATGGGAGGCTTTCTCCATCTCCACTCCTCGGtaaagacacagaggacgCTTCCATGGACTGA